The Pseudobacteriovorax antillogorgiicola genome includes the window GCTCAGGTAGGCGCAAAGGACGCAGAACTCTATTCCACCGGTCTAGATAAACAGAAGAGCGAAGAACTACTATACTCAATTAACTCAACGAACGGAGTTTCATCATGAAAAGGCTAATTTCTTTCATTGCATTTATTGCAGCGGCCAAGCTCTATGCAGGAAATGAGCAAGGAGGGTTCGGACGCTCAATTGAGAAGATTCAAGTTAACTCTCTAGAGTACAAACGAATCGATCTACGTTTGTCTGTACGAGAAACACTGGTACTTCATCACAGAGACCTTGAAGTGAAGAAAACGGACGCAAATGAGATCGTTTCTCTCGATGAAAGAATCAAAATCGTCTCATCTGAAGATTAAGATGTAGCAGCTCAGATATCGAGACGATTCGGTTTCTGAGTTGCCAAAAACGTCAAGGCTCAGTACGTAGCAATTTTTTTAAGGAAACAAGACTTGAGAGCATTGCTTTTTACTGAAGCAAAATTTTCATGAAATACGATACGTATAGGTCACCGAAGTTCATCACCGCTCACGATAGCTTAGCCCATCAACCCCTTCAGCAATCACAGAAAGATCAGGAACCATTACAATTTCAATTCGTCGATTCTGCTGCTTCCCTTGTGGAGTATCATTATCAGCTCTCGGCCTATGCTCACCAAACGAAGCCGCGCTGATCGACGATTCGGGAACACCAGCCTTGAGAAAGATATTAAGCACCGACATAGCTCGACCATAGCCTAGGTGCCAGTTAGTTTTAAAGGGGCCTCGGGCAATTGGATCAGTATCGGTATGGCCTTCAATCTGAAAGTGATTGCTCGGTCCGTTAGCAAGCACCTGAGCTACCTGAAGGATACTAGCGCGACCAGCAGATGAAAGAGTTGCGGAGCCAGAAGGAAAGAGCACATCACTTGGCATGCGGACTTTTAGGCGACCGTCTGCAATGGAGATATCTAGCTCGCCGCCATCAACCAGGCGGCGGAGGCGGTTCAGGTAGGACCGTAAAACACGATCGCGATCTTCATTCACCCGTTCGGCACGCTCGATCAGTTCATGAGCTGCATAGAGGGAGTTTTCCAGGCCAGCTTTTTGACGTTTTAAATCTAAAAGTTCCCGCTGGTAGCGAGTTTCGCGGCTTTCGGCATTGCCAAGTTTGTTCTCTAAATCGTCTGTGCGCTGCGATTCCAAGCGGCGCAAATTATTCGACTTGAGAAGCAAGATCTTCGTTTCGCTCAGCTCAGCTACTGCTTGTTCGTGCTTCTTCATTAACTCATCGTAAGTACCAGAACTTACGCAGGAAAAAAGTAAAGAAGAACTAAAAATAGCAATCGTCACGCGCATAAACATCAGCAGCCTCATAAGCAGTGCAGAGAAATCCTTACTACTTATCGGCTATTCATGCTGAATTCTTTAGGAAACGTAAATATTGGGTGCAATTGTAGCTATTTACCCGGAAGCTAAGAGGGACACTTACAGGTCGTCATCCTCAAAAACGGTGCTCATCTCTTCATCGTCAGCAAGATCGGCACCATCGTAATAGTCGTCGCCAAATCCAACGCTTTCCTTCGGCTCTATCTCATCTTCCTCGTCGTCATCGTAGTCTTCTTTTTCCTGGGCTTCAAGCCACTCATCTTCTTCATCTTGATCCATCTCTTCGATTTCATAGATGTCTTCAAAATCATCCTCTCGTGCCTCGAGCCAATCCTTGGCATCATCTTCACTTTCAAAGCCTGCTTTGACAATTTTACCCGTATCTACGTGGTACACTTTCCAATACAACGATCTTTCTCCAAGAATCAGACTTGTGGTTTAAGAAACAGGGCCCCCTAGGGCATTCAAGTTTCCCTAGTGATCAAAATTGAGGTTCTCCAGCCCAAATCCTTAAGAATTCCCATTTAGAATGTAAATTATTTTTTAATAAAAACCGTGATATCAACAGTTTATCACTCTAACAGAGAGGCTTGCCTAAGTTCAAAAAACCTTGAAAAGAGTAAGCCATATTGCTATAGTCCACCTTCAACATCTAAACCGTGAGCGAAACATGAGAATTTTTGCAATCTTAGCCCTCTTTTGGATGACACCCGTGTTCGGAGCTATTGGCATCGAACTTCAGTCAGGCCTCGGCTTGGGCACCAGCAACCTGGATTCAATAGATCGCACCTCTTCAATGGGTGGAGCTATCCACTACTCAGTGTTCAGCCAAGATCGAATTCATCTCGCTCCCTATCTTAGCATTCAGTCCGATCTGATCTCAATATACGGAAACGATGGAGCTCAAAAATCTCTTACCAGACTGGAACATCTTAGTTTGGGCTTGGGCCTTCGTGTCGATTACCAGTGGTTGCCAGAGCTTAGTGTTACAGGAACGCTTGGCGCTTTGGCAGCTCAAGGCGATCTCGACGTCAACCGTTCTTTACCAAATACAACACAAATTGCAAGGCTTAGGGGACTTGAAGGGAGCGGCTATGTGATAGGCCTGGCTGCAAGCACACCTCTGACACAAAGTGTTCGCCTTCAGGTAGGCTTTACCATACAGCAGCTAGCCTTTGGGCTTCCGGGCGCCTTTCGCTATGATGAAACATCAGCGGTGGACAGTGGCTTAAGCCTAAATTCCCGCGCTTCTTCACCCGGAGACTTTAACCTCCCAGCAGAACTAAAGACCAGCTATCAAACGGTAACTTTTGGCCTTGTGATGGGCTTCTGAAGTTGATGGAGGCTGTATTATATCCACCTAGGACAGCTTTTCTGGCTTTCCTATTTTTTTAATCAAGCTCCAATGAGGAGCTTCTACCGGCTGGATAGATAGCCTTTGACCCGGCTTCAGCAAGGCCATGCCATCTAACTCAGGCATCTCCCGCATGTCAGCTAGAGACACCAAGTTTCGAAAGCGGTGAGTAGCTTTGACGTCAACCATCACCCACCGAGACTCGCCCTTATCCGCCGATTTGGGATCGAAATACTTGCTCTTGGGATCAAGTGCAGTGTGGTCTGGGTAGGCTTCCCGCACCACTTCTGCAATGCCAACAATACCAGGCACTTTTGTATTGCTGTGATAGATAAAAACTTGCTGACCTTTTTTGAATTGATCCCTCATAAAATTGCGCGCCTGATAGTTGCGAATCCCATCCCAGTGATCGGTGCTATTTTTTAAGTTAACCAGATCATCAAATGAAAATACGTCTGGCTCTGTCTTCATCAACCAGTATGTTTTGGCCATAGAAACAATCCTTTATCTTGCTACAACGAATCTGGTCTACCCTTAGGTTCTGAAATAAAGTAAACCTATTCCCTTAAACTTTGTTCGTGACCCAACAGTGGAATCCTGGAGCCAACATGACAAAAAGACGCCTATTCGTAGTCGACGCCATGGCACTTGCCTTTAGAAGCTATCATGCTTTTCAGAGACCTTTAACCACTTCCTCGGGGCTCCCCACGCAGGCCGTATACGGCAGTCTTATGTTTTTGATGAACCTAATCGAAAAAGAGCGACCAGACTACTTGGTGATCGCTACTGACAGCCGCGAAAAAACATTTCGTCACGAACGCTTCGAAGCCTACAAAGCCAATCGCTCGGACATGCCGGAAGACTTAGCCATCCAGTTACCTCACCTATTCAAAGCCTTTGAAGCACTTGGCTGCAAGCTGCTAAAAGAGCCTGGTCTTGAGGCTGACGATTTGATCGGCTCTCTTGTGAGGCAAGTGAAGCAGGATGGACTTGAGTCGTATATTGTGTCGGGGGATAAGGACTTTATGCAGCTAGTCGATGATGCCACCTATCTCTACGCTCCTAAAAAAGGTGGAGAGTTTGTA containing:
- a CDS encoding flagellar motor protein MotB, whose translation is MFMRVTIAIFSSSLLFSCVSSGTYDELMKKHEQAVAELSETKILLLKSNNLRRLESQRTDDLENKLGNAESRETRYQRELLDLKRQKAGLENSLYAAHELIERAERVNEDRDRVLRSYLNRLRRLVDGGELDISIADGRLKVRMPSDVLFPSGSATLSSAGRASILQVAQVLANGPSNHFQIEGHTDTDPIARGPFKTNWHLGYGRAMSVLNIFLKAGVPESSISAASFGEHRPRADNDTPQGKQQNRRIEIVMVPDLSVIAEGVDGLSYRER
- a CDS encoding EVE domain-containing protein, whose amino-acid sequence is MAKTYWLMKTEPDVFSFDDLVNLKNSTDHWDGIRNYQARNFMRDQFKKGQQVFIYHSNTKVPGIVGIAEVVREAYPDHTALDPKSKYFDPKSADKGESRWVMVDVKATHRFRNLVSLADMREMPELDGMALLKPGQRLSIQPVEAPHWSLIKKIGKPEKLS